One Brassica napus cultivar Da-Ae chromosome A1, Da-Ae, whole genome shotgun sequence genomic region harbors:
- the LOC125606971 gene encoding uncharacterized protein LOC125606971, with protein sequence MKHLKGKAKNLAKVEGSIIAGSLTAETSNFTSYYFAPTVRTRKRVPRRYDDGGVPSSYAIDGVPDIFCQIGRFGGKLKEVWWSSEEDKHSAHTYIMLNCGDAITSSFESMFVSQVEEAIPGISETEVEGRKEKHFVKWLKSQVEYDDPYYPVWFHELVQGPVAKVTTSHMYFTRGFTFHTYEYGSHRATSNYGICVKGETDFYGILQEIIEVEFPGLLKLKCVLFKCEWFDPVENRGVRFNKFGVVDVNSGRRYNKFEPFILASQAEQVSFLPYPRLRSSGINWLATIKITPRGRIIAGEEPPLQEEDAINEVEVPDQQTDEILLIDPNNHQYEDLPEDATDEAREDEFECSDDDDCSDVDENSNNSE encoded by the exons atgaaacatttgaaggggaaagcaaaaAATTtagcaaaggtggaaggttcgaTCATTGCTGGGAGTTTGACAGCAGAAACTTCTAACTTCACGTcttactactttgctccaaccgTCCGTACaaggaaaagagttcctagaagatatgatgatggtggagtaccttCGTCATATGCCATAGacggtgttcctgacattttttGTCAAATTGGACGATTTGGTGGTAAGCTGAAAGAAGTCTGGTGGTCTAGTGAAGAGGACAAGCATAGTGCCCACACATATATTATGCTGAACTGTGGGGATGCAATCACGTCTTCGTTTGAAAG catgtttgtatctcaagttgaagaagcaataccggGAATATCTGAAACTGAAGTGgaaggaagaaaagaaaagcactttgtcaagtggttaaaatcacag GTTGAGTATGATGATCCATATTACCctgtatggtttcacgaattggtccAAGGTCCAGtagcaaaggtcaccacatcacataTGTACTTCACACGAGgttttacctttcacacatacgagtatggaaGTCATCGGGCAAcaagtaactatggaatatgtgtgaaaggcgaaacagacttttacgggatcttgcaggagattattgaagtggaatttccagggttattgaagctaaaatgtgtcctcttcaaatgtgagtGGTTCGATCCCGTTGAGAATCGAGGtgttcggtttaacaaatttggtgttgtggatgtcaactctgggagaagatacaacaaatttgagcctttcatccTAGCTTCCCAGGCCGAACAAGTTAGTTTTCTTCCATACCCTCGCCTTCGAAGTTCTGGGATTAATTGGTTGGCtactatcaaaattacacctcgtggacgaattattgctggagaagaaccaccgttgcaagaagaagatgctATTAATGAAGTTGAGGTTCCTGATCAACAAACTGATGAAATTCTTTTGATCGACCCAAATAACCATCAATATGAAGatcttcccgaagatgcgacagatgaagcacgtgaagacgagttcgagtgTAGTGACGACGATGATTGTTCTGATGTTGATGAGAACTCAAACAATTCAgaatga